In a genomic window of Streptomyces pristinaespiralis:
- a CDS encoding ABC transporter permease — MTTALAHPTAQLRARFLDLAAAEWLKLWSLRSTGWSLLVAALAVLAFNVGKAWDNVRYWPDGEPGYAERFIADGIPLMHAFTGNAGTVMMLAAGAFGALAVTGEYSTGLVATTFAAVPARRSVMTAKVCVVATVMTVFGVLVAVTSFASTQAILATEGAGVSIDRPGAVRVIVASALLAPVSALVGTALGTLLRHGAGAVVGSVVILMLLPVVLDDGRHWSAVLAHAMPYEAWLRLVDVPYGGPGILHPWSAGGAWTVYAVWALASTAVAVTAVHRRDQ, encoded by the coding sequence ATGACGACCGCACTCGCACACCCCACGGCGCAGCTCCGCGCCCGCTTCCTCGACCTGGCCGCCGCGGAGTGGCTCAAACTGTGGTCGCTGCGCTCCACCGGCTGGAGCCTGCTGGTCGCCGCGCTGGCGGTCCTCGCCTTCAACGTGGGCAAGGCATGGGACAACGTCCGGTACTGGCCGGACGGCGAACCCGGATACGCGGAGCGGTTCATCGCCGACGGCATCCCGCTGATGCACGCGTTCACCGGCAACGCGGGCACGGTGATGATGCTGGCGGCCGGAGCGTTCGGCGCGCTCGCCGTGACCGGCGAGTACAGCACCGGGCTCGTCGCCACCACCTTCGCTGCCGTCCCCGCCCGCCGCTCGGTGATGACGGCCAAGGTCTGTGTCGTCGCGACGGTCATGACCGTCTTCGGCGTGCTCGTCGCCGTCACGTCGTTCGCGTCGACCCAGGCCATCCTCGCCACCGAGGGCGCCGGCGTGTCCATCGACCGTCCGGGCGCCGTGCGCGTGATCGTCGCGTCGGCGCTGCTCGCCCCGGTGTCCGCGCTCGTCGGCACCGCACTGGGCACGCTGCTCAGGCACGGAGCGGGAGCCGTGGTGGGCAGCGTCGTGATCCTGATGCTGCTTCCCGTGGTCCTCGACGACGGCCGCCACTGGTCGGCCGTCCTCGCCCACGCGATGCCGTACGAGGCATGGCTGCGCCTGGTCGACGTCCCGTACGGCGGCCCCGGGATCCTCCACCCGTGGTCGGCCGGCGGGGCGTGGACCGTCTACGCGGTGTGGGCGCTCGCGTCGACGGCCGTGGCGGTGACGGCGGTGCACCGCCGGGACCAGTGA
- a CDS encoding ABC transporter ATP-binding protein, which produces MIEVNELTKRYGGTTAVKNLTFTVRPGRVTGFLGPNGSGKSTTLRMVLGLHAPTSGTATVDGRPFRSRPRGLRHVGALLDAGHVHGGRSAAAHLAALARSNRIPRSRVDQVLEQVGLAGAARRRIGGYSLGMRQRLGIAVALLGDPPVLLFDEPLNGLDPEGVKWVRGLFRQLAAEGRTVFVSSHLMSEMEHTADELIVIGRGELIAAESLTDFAARGSGAAVAVRTPHGDRLAALLTAEGATVRADGDLLTVTGTSAERVGELALDHRILLHEITTRGASLEDAFMELTAGSVEYVAGETR; this is translated from the coding sequence ATGATCGAAGTCAACGAACTGACGAAGCGTTACGGCGGGACGACGGCCGTGAAGAACCTGACCTTCACCGTGCGACCGGGCCGGGTCACCGGGTTCCTCGGCCCCAACGGCTCCGGCAAGAGCACCACTTTGCGGATGGTGCTCGGCCTGCACGCCCCCACCAGCGGCACGGCCACCGTCGACGGCCGGCCCTTCCGGTCCCGGCCGAGAGGGCTACGGCACGTGGGCGCGCTGCTGGACGCGGGCCATGTGCACGGCGGGCGCAGCGCGGCCGCCCATCTGGCGGCGCTCGCCCGCTCCAACCGCATCCCCCGCAGCCGGGTCGACCAGGTGCTGGAACAGGTGGGCCTGGCCGGCGCGGCGCGCCGCAGGATCGGCGGCTACTCCCTCGGCATGCGCCAACGGCTCGGCATCGCGGTCGCGTTGCTCGGCGACCCACCGGTGCTCCTGTTCGACGAGCCGCTCAACGGGCTCGACCCGGAGGGCGTCAAGTGGGTACGCGGGCTGTTCCGCCAACTGGCCGCAGAAGGACGCACGGTGTTCGTGTCCAGTCACCTGATGTCCGAGATGGAACACACCGCCGACGAACTGATCGTCATCGGCCGGGGCGAACTGATCGCCGCCGAGAGCCTCACGGACTTCGCCGCACGGGGGAGCGGCGCCGCTGTCGCCGTCCGCACTCCGCACGGCGACCGGCTGGCGGCCCTGCTGACCGCCGAGGGCGCGACGGTGCGCGCGGACGGCGACCTGCTGACCGTGACCGGGACGAGCGCGGAACGCGTCGGCGAACTCGCCCTCGACCACCGGATCCTGCTCCACGAGATCACCACCCGCGGCGCGTCACTGGAGGACGCCTTCATGGAACTCACCGCCGGCAGCGTCGAGTACGTGGCAGGAGAGACCCGATGA
- a CDS encoding sensor histidine kinase → MSATPRSPLSGSSSFEARSLGGDSSGGGPFGGSSPAQPWWSASPGAWTALAWCGGLVFTFLIRLRLPGEEEPAVMAGVLFYRWDGLMFLALATALALDGSRLLGRRPLAAVGRLLAASVLGTLPLSVGEIPMAQFLAVDVALYVIAAARPRRTGGIAVTLALGVLAGFLATRWLSGWNTGTSAELAVALTAVVAWLMGTSAHQSRAHAEQLRERATAQAVTDERLRIARELHDMVAHSIGIIALQAGAARRVIDSRPERAREALGEVETTGRETLAGLRRMLGALREAELVEGGSPDGPAGTPGLADLDALAAATTAAGVRVEVRRVGEPRPLPPEVDLSAYRIVQESVTNVVRHAGTRACRVTVEHQVDGLSVEVVDEGRGHGAMADTGFGLVGMRERVGLLHGEFSAGPRPGGGFRVAARLPVPAGVR, encoded by the coding sequence ATGTCCGCGACACCGCGTTCCCCTCTGTCCGGGAGCAGTTCATTCGAGGCGCGCTCGCTCGGAGGCGATTCGTCCGGGGGCGGGCCCTTCGGCGGCAGTTCGCCCGCGCAGCCGTGGTGGAGCGCGTCTCCCGGCGCCTGGACGGCACTGGCCTGGTGCGGGGGCCTGGTCTTCACGTTCCTCATCCGTCTCCGGCTGCCCGGCGAGGAGGAGCCCGCGGTGATGGCCGGGGTGCTGTTCTACCGGTGGGACGGCCTGATGTTCCTGGCGCTGGCGACGGCCCTGGCACTGGACGGCAGCCGTCTGCTGGGCCGCCGGCCGCTCGCCGCGGTCGGCCGGCTGCTGGCCGCGTCGGTGCTGGGGACGCTGCCGTTGAGCGTGGGCGAGATCCCGATGGCGCAGTTCCTCGCCGTCGACGTGGCGCTCTATGTCATCGCCGCCGCCCGGCCGCGCCGCACCGGCGGGATCGCCGTCACCCTGGCGCTGGGGGTGCTGGCCGGCTTTCTGGCCACGAGGTGGCTGAGCGGCTGGAACACGGGCACCTCCGCGGAGCTGGCCGTGGCGCTCACGGCTGTCGTCGCCTGGCTCATGGGCACGTCGGCGCACCAGTCACGGGCCCACGCCGAGCAGCTGCGCGAGCGGGCCACCGCCCAGGCGGTCACCGACGAACGGCTGCGCATCGCACGGGAGTTGCACGACATGGTCGCGCACAGCATCGGCATCATCGCCCTCCAGGCGGGCGCGGCCCGGCGCGTCATCGACAGCCGGCCGGAGCGGGCGCGGGAGGCGCTGGGCGAGGTGGAGACCACCGGCCGGGAGACGCTGGCGGGGCTGCGGCGGATGCTCGGCGCGCTCCGCGAGGCGGAGCTCGTCGAGGGCGGCAGTCCGGACGGGCCGGCCGGTACGCCGGGGCTCGCGGACCTGGACGCGCTGGCGGCCGCGACCACGGCGGCGGGCGTCCGGGTCGAGGTGCGCAGGGTGGGCGAACCGCGTCCGCTGCCGCCGGAGGTCGACCTGTCGGCGTACCGCATCGTCCAGGAGTCGGTGACCAATGTGGTGCGCCATGCGGGCACGCGTGCCTGCCGGGTGACCGTCGAGCACCAGGTGGACGGGCTGTCCGTCGAGGTCGTCGACGAGGGCCGGGGCCACGGCGCCATGGCGGACACCGGGTTCGGTCTGGTCGGGATGCGGGAACGGGTGGGCCTGCTGCACGGCGAGTTCTCCGCCGGCCCGCGCCCGGGCGGCGGTTTCCGGGTCGCCGCCAGGCTGCCCGTGCCGGCGGGTGTCCGATGA
- a CDS encoding response regulator yields MSIRVVLADDQPLVRAALQMVITEAEGIEVVGEARDGAEAVALAEELRPDVVVMDIRMPGTDGIEATRQITERHDGTHVIVLTTFDDDDCVYGALRAGAAGYLVKDMALDDILAAVRVVAAGDGLISPAVTRRLIREFAGRPAGAGPKRELAGITDREREVLTLVGSGLSNSEIAEALFISVATAKTYVTRLLSKLGARDRVRLVIIAYETGLVSASG; encoded by the coding sequence ATGAGCATCAGGGTCGTGCTCGCCGACGACCAGCCCCTGGTCCGCGCGGCGCTTCAGATGGTGATCACGGAGGCGGAGGGCATCGAGGTGGTCGGCGAGGCCCGTGACGGCGCGGAGGCCGTCGCACTGGCCGAGGAGCTGCGCCCCGACGTGGTCGTCATGGACATCCGGATGCCCGGCACGGACGGCATCGAGGCGACACGGCAGATCACGGAACGGCACGACGGGACGCATGTGATCGTCCTGACGACGTTCGACGACGACGATTGCGTGTACGGCGCGCTGCGCGCCGGAGCTGCGGGCTATCTGGTCAAGGACATGGCTCTGGACGACATCCTCGCGGCGGTGCGCGTGGTGGCCGCCGGCGACGGTCTCATCTCGCCCGCCGTGACCCGCCGGCTGATCCGCGAGTTCGCGGGCCGCCCCGCGGGCGCCGGGCCGAAGCGGGAGCTCGCCGGCATCACCGACCGCGAACGCGAGGTGCTGACGCTGGTGGGCAGCGGGCTGTCCAACTCGGAGATCGCCGAGGCCCTGTTCATCAGCGTCGCCACCGCCAAGACCTATGTGACCCGTCTGCTCTCCAAGCTCGGCGCGAGGGACCGGGTGCGCCTGGTCATCATCGCCTACGAGACGGGTCTGGTGTCGGCCTCGGGATGA
- a CDS encoding peptidylprolyl isomerase, protein MANNVFFDITINDEPAGRIVFELFDDVVPRTAKNFRELATGEHGYGYEGSSFHRVIPDFMLQGGDFTAGNGTGGRSIYGEKFADENFQLKHTKPGQLSMANAGPNTNGSQFFITTIVTDWLDNKHVVFGEVVEGMDLVKKIEGLGSRSGATKAKITIAKSGVVEG, encoded by the coding sequence ATGGCCAACAACGTATTCTTCGACATCACCATCAACGACGAGCCCGCGGGCCGGATCGTCTTCGAGCTCTTCGACGACGTGGTCCCCCGGACCGCCAAGAACTTCCGCGAGCTCGCCACGGGCGAGCACGGCTACGGCTACGAGGGTTCCTCCTTCCACCGCGTCATCCCCGACTTCATGCTCCAGGGCGGCGACTTCACCGCCGGCAACGGCACGGGTGGCCGCAGCATCTACGGTGAGAAGTTCGCCGACGAGAACTTCCAGCTCAAGCACACCAAGCCCGGCCAGCTCTCCATGGCCAACGCGGGGCCGAACACCAACGGCTCGCAGTTCTTCATCACGACCATCGTCACCGACTGGCTCGACAACAAGCACGTCGTCTTCGGCGAGGTCGTCGAGGGCATGGACCTGGTGAAGAAGATCGAGGGCCTGGGTTCGCGCTCCGGCGCCACCAAGGCGAAGATCACCATCGCCAAGTCGGGTGTCGTCGAGGGCTGA
- the msrB gene encoding peptide-methionine (R)-S-oxide reductase MsrB, producing MAYDVEKPDEQWRAELTPSEYAVLRQAGTEPAFVGEYTDTRTAGVYSCRACGAELFRSDTKFESHCGWPSFYDPKDTDAVELVQDASHGMVRTEVRCARCGSHLGHVFEGEGYPTPTDQRYCINSISLRLEPDES from the coding sequence ATGGCGTACGACGTCGAGAAGCCGGACGAGCAGTGGCGTGCGGAGCTGACCCCGAGCGAGTACGCGGTGCTGCGCCAGGCAGGGACCGAGCCCGCTTTCGTCGGCGAGTACACGGACACCAGGACGGCCGGTGTCTACTCGTGCCGGGCGTGCGGTGCGGAGCTGTTCCGCTCCGACACCAAGTTCGAGTCCCACTGCGGCTGGCCGTCCTTCTACGACCCGAAGGACACGGACGCGGTCGAACTGGTCCAGGACGCCTCCCACGGCATGGTCCGCACCGAGGTCCGGTGCGCGCGGTGCGGATCGCACCTGGGCCACGTCTTCGAGGGCGAGGGCTATCCCACCCCGACCGACCAGCGGTACTGCATCAACTCGATCTCGCTGCGGCTGGAGCCGGACGAGTCGTGA
- the murC gene encoding UDP-N-acetylmuramate--L-alanine ligase yields MAPAVPGAMERPHFIGIGGAGMSGIAKILARRGAKVAGSDAKESATAEALRALGVTVHIGHAAEHLADDATSVVVSSAIRADNPELVRAAELSVPVVHRSDALASLMTGLRSIAVAGTHGKTTTTSMLAVALTELGLDPSYAIGGDLDGPGTNARHGDGDIFVAEADESDRSFQKYDPEVAIVLNVELDHHANYASMDEIYESFETFAGKIVPGGTLVISADQAGAVELTAKVRDRSSVKIVTYGESEAADVRVHKITPRGLTSEVTVLLDGRLLTFTVSVPGRHYALNAVAALAAGVALGIPAHNLASAIGAYTGVKRRLQLKGEAAGVQVIDSYAHHPTEMTADLEAMRGAAAGSRLLVVFQPHLFSRTQELGTEMGQALALADASVVLDIYPAREDPIPGITSGLITDAARAAGADVTAVSDKAAVPEVVAGMAKPGDLVLTMGAGDVTDLGPDILARLSS; encoded by the coding sequence ATGGCACCCGCCGTCCCTGGCGCGATGGAACGCCCGCACTTCATCGGCATCGGCGGCGCCGGCATGTCGGGCATCGCCAAGATCCTCGCCCGGCGCGGCGCGAAGGTCGCCGGCAGTGATGCCAAGGAGTCGGCGACCGCCGAGGCCCTGCGCGCCCTCGGCGTCACCGTGCACATCGGGCACGCCGCGGAGCACCTGGCCGACGACGCCACCAGCGTCGTCGTCTCCAGCGCCATCCGCGCCGACAACCCGGAGCTGGTACGGGCGGCCGAGCTGTCCGTGCCGGTCGTGCACCGCTCGGACGCGCTCGCGTCCCTGATGACCGGCCTGCGCTCGATCGCCGTCGCGGGCACCCACGGCAAGACCACCACGACCTCGATGCTCGCCGTCGCCCTGACCGAGCTGGGCCTCGACCCCTCGTACGCGATCGGCGGCGATCTCGACGGGCCGGGCACCAACGCGCGGCACGGCGACGGCGACATCTTCGTGGCGGAGGCGGACGAGAGCGACCGCAGCTTCCAGAAGTACGACCCCGAGGTCGCGATCGTCCTCAACGTGGAGCTGGACCACCACGCCAACTACGCCTCGATGGACGAGATCTACGAATCCTTCGAGACCTTCGCCGGCAAGATCGTCCCCGGTGGCACGCTGGTGATCTCGGCCGACCAGGCCGGAGCCGTCGAACTCACGGCCAAGGTCCGCGACCGCTCCTCGGTGAAGATCGTCACCTACGGTGAGTCGGAGGCTGCGGACGTCCGCGTCCACAAGATCACCCCGCGCGGGCTGACCAGCGAGGTGACGGTCCTGCTGGACGGCCGCCTGCTCACCTTCACGGTCTCCGTCCCCGGCCGCCACTACGCGCTCAACGCGGTGGCCGCACTCGCCGCCGGTGTCGCCCTCGGCATCCCGGCGCACAACCTGGCCTCCGCGATCGGCGCGTACACCGGCGTCAAGCGCCGCCTCCAGCTCAAGGGCGAGGCCGCGGGCGTCCAGGTCATCGACTCCTACGCGCACCACCCCACGGAGATGACCGCGGACCTCGAGGCCATGCGCGGCGCGGCGGCCGGATCCCGGCTGCTGGTCGTCTTCCAGCCCCACCTGTTCTCGCGCACCCAGGAGCTGGGCACCGAGATGGGGCAGGCGCTGGCCCTCGCGGACGCCTCCGTCGTCCTCGACATCTATCCGGCCCGTGAGGACCCGATCCCCGGCATCACCAGCGGGCTGATCACCGACGCGGCGCGCGCCGCGGGCGCGGACGTCACGGCCGTGAGCGACAAGGCGGCCGTCCCCGAGGTCGTCGCGGGAATGGCGAAGCCCGGCGATCTCGTTCTCACCATGGGCGCGGGCGACGTCACGGACCTCGGTCCGGACATCCTGGCCCGCCTGTCGAGCTGA